The genomic window TGCTGGCAAACAACAACGTAAAAAATAAAAGAGTTTGGGATGTGTAAACATCCCAGACTCTTTTTGCTCTACTTGGCTTTACTTTGTAATGATTTGATCTAGACTTGCAATACTCAATGCCATATCAGCAATTTGTTGTAATTGCGCTAGACGATTGTTGCGGACAGCTTCATCTTCGACCATTACCATCGTTTGATCGAAATACTGATCGATAACTGGTCTCAAGCTAACTAATTGGTCATAATTCTCTTTGAGTGTCCGTTCAGCAAACTGAGCTTTCACTTCTTCGACCGCTGCATACAATGCTTTTTCTGCTTCATTTTCAAATAAGCTTGGATCTACTTCAACTGTCGTGCCTTCCGCTTTTTTCGCTAGATTCATCACACGTGTCAAAGCTTCCATTGATGGTTTGAAGTTTTCATCTTGTAGACGTTCTTTCAATAGACGTGCTGCTGCAAATACTGTAGTCAAATTGCTTTCTTTTGCATTCAAGACAGCATCGATCACATCATGACGGATAGCTTTTGTTACCAAACGTTGGCGCAAACGACCTTTGATAAAGTCGATGACATCATTTCCTTGAACAAATGCTAAACCAAAACGCTCTTGGTTTTCATTGATTGCATCATTTACTTCTTGTTGTAATTGTGCCAATGGGAACGCCCATTGTTTTTCTTCAATGATTCGAACGATACCATAGGCTTGACGACGTAATGCGTATGGATCGTTTGATCCGCTTGGTATCATTCCTACAGTGAAGAAAGAGAAAATACTATCTAGTTTATCCGCAATCGCTAAGACTGCACCAACAGCTGTTTCTGGTAGTTCACCTTCACTAGCGATCGGCAAGTAGTGTTCGCGGATCGCTGTCGCAACTGCTGGATTTTCTCCGTGCAACAACGCATATTTCTCACCCATGATCCCTTGAAGTTCTGGGAATTCGCCAACCATGTTCGTGACTAGGTCAAACTTGTAGATTTCTCCTGCACGTTGTAAGTCAGAAAGTTCTTCTGAAGATAAACCGACTGATTGACCAATCACTGATGCAATCACTTGTACACGTTGCATTTTTTCATAAATGCTACCGATTTTTTCATGGAAAGTGACTGATTTCAATTTATTGACATAGTGTTCGATCGGGAATTTTTTATCTTCATTGTAAAAGAATTCCGCATCTTCTAAACGAGCAGTCAATACTTTTTGATTCCCACGAACAACGTTATCTAACTTCACACGATCGCCGTTTCGTACAGCGATAAAGTGTGGCAATAGTTGTCCTTTCGCATTTCGCACATCAAAATAGCGTTGATGTTCCTTCATTGAAGTCACAAGAACTTCTTCAGGCACAGACAAATATTTTTCTTCAAAGTCACCAGCAAAGACTGTTGGATACTCCACTAGATTATTGACTTCTTCAAGTAGGTCTTCATCAAAATCAATATGCCAGTCATTTTCTGTTGATAATTGAGTGGCTTGTTCCATGATCTTTTCTCTTCTCTTTTGTGGAGAGGCAATCACAAATTGCTCAGATAGTTTTTCTTCATACTCCCCTGGATGGGCAAATGTAACTTCTTCTCCTAAGAAACGATGCCCACGAGAAGTACGTCCAGTTTTCACATCTAAAAATTCAAACGGGATCACATCTTCTCCTAACAGTGCCACGATCCAGTGAATTGGGCGGATGTATTCAAAGTCAAATGACGACCAGTGCATCGTGACAGGGAATGTCATGCTTTTAATGACATCGATCAGTCCTGTTAAGACTTCGATGGCTGGTTTTCCTTGTGTATATTTCGTGACATAAACGTATTCTACGCCTTTGATTTCTCGGAAAGTGATATCGTCTGTTGTCACTCCTTGTCCACGAACAAATCCTTGCGCTGCTTTAGACCAGTTACCTTCTGCGTCTAAAGCAATTTTTTTCGCAGGTCCTTTTACTTCTTCTTCACTATCCGCTTGACGTTCGGGTACGTTTGTTACTTTGATCGCCAAACGACGTGGTGTAGAGAATGTCTCAATTGCATCGTAAGTCAATTGATTGGCTGTTAAAAAAGCTGCTGCTTTTTCTTCTAATTGTTTCATGCTCGGTGTCACTACATGCGCGGGCATTTCTTCCAAGCCGATTTCTAATAATAAGTCTTTTGCCATCTTATTCAGCCTCCTTAACGGTCGTTGGTTTTTCTGTTTGATCGTTCAGCAGTGGGAATCCAAGTTTTTCACGTTCTGCGACAAAGATTTTTGCTACAGATTTCGCCATATTACGAATACGTGCCAAGTAACCGGCACGCTCAGTCACAGATACCGCACCACGGGCATCTAATAGATTGAACGTATGGCTGCATTTCAAGATATAATCATACGCTGGATGAAC from Enterococcus sp. DIV1094 includes these protein-coding regions:
- the glyS gene encoding glycine--tRNA ligase subunit beta codes for the protein MAKDLLLEIGLEEMPAHVVTPSMKQLEEKAAAFLTANQLTYDAIETFSTPRRLAIKVTNVPERQADSEEEVKGPAKKIALDAEGNWSKAAQGFVRGQGVTTDDITFREIKGVEYVYVTKYTQGKPAIEVLTGLIDVIKSMTFPVTMHWSSFDFEYIRPIHWIVALLGEDVIPFEFLDVKTGRTSRGHRFLGEEVTFAHPGEYEEKLSEQFVIASPQKRREKIMEQATQLSTENDWHIDFDEDLLEEVNNLVEYPTVFAGDFEEKYLSVPEEVLVTSMKEHQRYFDVRNAKGQLLPHFIAVRNGDRVKLDNVVRGNQKVLTARLEDAEFFYNEDKKFPIEHYVNKLKSVTFHEKIGSIYEKMQRVQVIASVIGQSVGLSSEELSDLQRAGEIYKFDLVTNMVGEFPELQGIMGEKYALLHGENPAVATAIREHYLPIASEGELPETAVGAVLAIADKLDSIFSFFTVGMIPSGSNDPYALRRQAYGIVRIIEEKQWAFPLAQLQQEVNDAINENQERFGLAFVQGNDVIDFIKGRLRQRLVTKAIRHDVIDAVLNAKESNLTTVFAAARLLKERLQDENFKPSMEALTRVMNLAKKAEGTTVEVDPSLFENEAEKALYAAVEEVKAQFAERTLKENYDQLVSLRPVIDQYFDQTMVMVEDEAVRNNRLAQLQQIADMALSIASLDQIITK